One Ilumatobacter coccineus YM16-304 genomic window, GCTGCTCGTCCTCGCGTCGACGTCGCCGGTCGCGTTCACCGCGCCCCTGGCGGACGAACTCGGCTTCGACGCCGTGATCGGCACCAAGTGGGGCAGCGATGGTTCGGCGTACAACGGGATCCTCGACGGACCGTTCGTGTGGGGACCCGACAAGGCTGCTGCCGTCGAGCGATGGGCGGACGAGAACTCGGTCGATCTCTCCCGCAGCTACGCCTACAGCGACAGCTACTTCGATTCGCCGTTGCTCGATCTCGTCGGCCATCCCACCGCCGTCAACCCCGACGCCCGGCTCGCCGCGACCGCCGCGATCAAGGGCTGGCCGATCCGCCACTTCGACAAGAGCGACGGAGTCATCAAGGTCGCCGGTCGCGAGATCCAGGAATGGTCGCGGCCGCTGATGCGACCCGAACTCGTGGCCCCGTACGCCGACATCAGCTTCGAACACGTCGACAAGATCCCGTCCGACGGGCCGGCGATCGTGGTGTTCAACCACCGCTCGTACTTCGACCCCACTGTGATGGGGCTGCTGATGGCCAAGGCGGGCCGCAACGTGCGCGGCCTCGGCAAGAAGGAGGTGTTCGACGTGCCGATCATCGGCCGACTCATGCGCGGCATCGGCGGGGTGCGTGTCGAACGGGCATCGGGTTCCGACGAGCCGCTCCGGGCGGCTGCTCGCGCCCTCGACGGAGGGGAAGTCGTGATGCTCGCACCCGAGGGCACGATCCCCCGCGGGCCCGCATTCTTCGATCCCGCACTTCGCGGCCGCTGGGGCGCCGCGAAGCTCGCCGCCCAGACGGGCGCCCCCGTGATCCCCGTCGGCCTCTGGGGCACCGAGCACGTGTGGCCTCGCAGCGCCCGGCTCCCGAACCTCAATCCGCTCCGCCGACCCGAGGTGTCGGCCGTCGTCGGCGACCCGGTCGAACTGTCCCGCGACGACCCCGACGCCGACAC contains:
- a CDS encoding HAD-IB family hydrolase — protein: MAATAAIFDLDRTLVAESSTTVFIKHIAEAGISDGTDIPFLDPLVEVTQRAIKTIFNTVGESRLLMQPAKLAVRAAAGWSVVDVDAASRAAAKELADHVLPFAKLIIDDHRAAGRLLVLASTSPVAFTAPLADELGFDAVIGTKWGSDGSAYNGILDGPFVWGPDKAAAVERWADENSVDLSRSYAYSDSYFDSPLLDLVGHPTAVNPDARLAATAAIKGWPIRHFDKSDGVIKVAGREIQEWSRPLMRPELVAPYADISFEHVDKIPSDGPAIVVFNHRSYFDPTVMGLLMAKAGRNVRGLGKKEVFDVPIIGRLMRGIGGVRVERASGSDEPLRAAARALDGGEVVMLAPEGTIPRGPAFFDPALRGRWGAAKLAAQTGAPVIPVGLWGTEHVWPRSARLPNLNPLRRPEVSAVVGDPVELSRDDPDADTTAIMQAIVDLLPDEAREQRTPTVDELMRTFPPGYRGDPNAETTRRPGTDT